aaaagacataAACCAAGAGCTTAGAGTAAATATTTTGACTTTAACAGGATGATTGCTTGACATCCATCGTAAGTTTGTATCATAcgcgtaaatatttttttttattacggataagaaattaaattaactaaGATGTTTGATTAATTACTACTCcacctttaattttttttaattacacagcAACATTTAGTGAATTACTGCAAAATGGTTACGTCAAGACACATTTTAAatgagataaaataattttaaatacgtGAATATATTGaaacatgaaataaattattaaattttaaagtaatattttatgtaacgcCTAAAAGATGTTAGTCATCAGTATTTTATTGCTAAGAAATGTTTATGTGACTCTTCAGCATGattttaaaaacatgaaaatgaaaTACTTTCATACAATACTTTGTATAAACCTAATAAACTGTGTAATTTAGTATGAATTGTTAATATCACATATTGTTCCCATTCCCAAGTTATAAGCTGACAAATAATGATATATTACGCATTATCTAAGTTCAAGATGAGTTAACACGTTGCAGTGTAAACATGACTTCGGCAGCGCTTTGTTACGCAGATGTAGTAAGTAGTCCTTGGTTGGCAGCAGAGTAGAATGCTATGCATGCAAGTACTTTCACGTGCAATATGGATGTGAATCACTTCATTatgaaaaatgtaatacaatataaacacacacaaaaaaaaacgaGCTGCATGAGCTCTCAATATGTATAAGTACGATAACAACTTGATTTTTTCTATCCATATGTTACAATCTACATGGAGACTGGATTGGCAAAAATTTGCAAAGTGTGTCGAACGAAATTCGCGAAGCTGTACTTCCAGTTTTAGGCAGCCAAGGCGAGGGTAGGCGGGCGGGGTGAGGGCATTATAGGCTGGTTAAGGTTCCTCTGAATTTGCGACACTCAATAAAAAGTTGTTCCACGAGTTTGAAACTGATTCAACTCTGCTGAGTCGGAACAAAAGAGCAACTGCTTAAAACTATCaaatgaagacagatatttttgtttgtggCTTCGGAGAGATAGTTACTTGTTTTCCTATCCACAAATTTGACGAAAGTGAAGAATATATTGGTGACTAGTACATACAGTGTCTTTCAATTACTTTAGTTGAAGCTTTTCGAAACGTCTCCATAAGATAGGTAGAGTAATTTTCTCTCaatgaaaaattgttaataatatataatCAAATCTTGTCGAGTGTCTGGAGCAGTTTTGTCGTTAGGCTGGTTGGAGTAGTTTCTTCTTTAATATCAGTGTGCGACTATTTTTTAAGTCTTTatataacatttctttattttgtatgagtgcattttgtgaatttaatataaTGTGTCGCTGTCATGTGATTTTATTGAAATACACATTACGTAGTATTTTTACGCTGAACTTGTGATAGAAAAGCAAGAAATAGTGATCATTGATAGTGTAAATGATTTGAATCGTTCTACGGATTTCAGAAGGATGGTTGTGCCTTACCATTTCTCAAGAATTGCATGTCGCTTAAAGCAGtggttttattatgttattgattATTCAATCGATACAAGACAATGGAGGAAAAATAGTTGATTTACACAAGTGTATTTCTTCTACTGTGTGAAACGAATTAACTTTGTTCATGCGCAGTTTGCTAACCGCGGATGAACGTAATGATTTTTTGGGGATGGATTAAACAGGGGTGGGGGTGCATAGCTCATTAGCGCatgaatatacaatttttcttgttattgtaTTTTCGTTTCAATTATAATTTCCCATGAAACTCAGTTCATTCCTACTTTGTCATTTGACGGCTAGAGACGTGAGTGTAATATCATTAAGggttaaatattacattataatatttttttataatttgaatgtattttttattggaACTCAATTGTTCCGTTTTTGTATCCTTCCGCATTTTCATTACACGTCTTGCAGGGTACGCGCTATTTTTAGTGCAGAGTTATTACGACAGATGTCTCACGTGCCGATAAAGAATTATCTGATGTGCGAGTTTTTTGCGGATTGTTTTTTGTGAATGCTTTGTAATGAAACTGTTTTTTTATTGTAACTTTTGGTTGAAGAGACGAAACAGGTAACAACAATTATTTACACACACATTTTGTGTATGAAATAAGCTTGCCGACAGTTAAAGTTGTTTGTATTTCGCGGCTATCGTAGAACCGCCCGCGATCCCAATTTTTGGACGCGGTTGTGTACTGTACGCGTTTACGCTTGGCCGATGAGGCCGGTGGAAAAAAGAATGTAATAACTTATTTTTGTATACTTATTTCTAAATATTAACTGCTGTTATCGTCGATAAAGGTAAACTGTTTCACATCATTGTTTGGTTTTCATTTTGTATCTACCAGTGAATCTGATACGTCATTTTTTGTAGCGGCATTTGTATGACATTAGACAATGTCAATGTCAATTACTAGAAAAATAGGCAAAAATAGTAATGACAATTATCACTTAACTTACTTTGGATGACGCTGTTATTGATTTGTAGCTCATTTTTGTGTTGTTCTTTTATTGTGGTTAAGGGTGTGTACTGTGATATTGGTGATGTTATGAATTTGTGAAAGAAAATTGTGATGATGAATCCATTGCGCTATTTTTTGAGGACGCCATTTTCCTCCACTTTTGTTTCAATCGTTCAAggacaaaaaaatgtaattaaacccTGAGGCCTATTGACAAGTTTACGATATTACATATATATACGCATTATAATGAAAGAATGTACGTTATGTtcaattacttattattttatatcgtgtgtaaatatgtactgtatatgcatGAATACGCTTCATGATTTCAATATGTCATTCATTCTTTAATGTGTATGTGATTATTTCATCCGTTCTTATTGGAATAAGTGGTATTTTTAACCTCACTTTATTGGTTACAGGTAGACGAAAATGAGTATGGCAGATACACAACACTTTTGCCTTCGTTGGAACAATTATCAAAGTAGTATTACTTCTGCGTTCGAGAACTTACGTGATGATGAAGATTTTGTTGATGTAACACTGGCTTGTGATGGAAAGAGCCTCAAAGCCCATCGTGTGGTTCTTTCAGCTTGTAGTCCTTACTTTAGAGAACTACTTAAGGTGAGAAATTTGAAGTGAATGCTTATTATCATGAGTTTATATAATTAGGCTACTTACACTCAGACTGAGAGTGTattgaattttaacattttataatcatatgttaatatattttaaatagccTACTTAAATGAATATATAACATACCGGTGAATAAGGTTATAGGTAATGTTACCGTACTTTTCTAACATAGTCATTTTTACAACAGAGTACACCATGTAAACACCCGGTGATCGTGCTGCAGGATGTGGCTTTTGCTGATCTTCATGCATTAGTAGAATTCATATATCATGGTGAAGTAAATGTACATCAACGGAACCTCAGCTCATTTTTGAAGACTGCTGAAGTATTAAGGGTGAGCGGGCTAACCCAACAAGCCGAAGACAGAGATGAGGTAAGAAAGCACTAAGCTTAAAAGTACCTAAGTGTGTATACTCACTATAATTTAGAGAAATGTGATTGTAATTactgcagtttttttttcaaacatattGTGTTTGATGTGTGTTAGATTACCCAGCAGTAACTTCATGGAAAGTTCTAATTTtaacattgtaggcctattgaataGGAATTACAGGGGTCTGCTGTGAGTTTGTAGAGCTAGATAGAATGCTCAGATTAAGTTATGTGAAAACTCTGTTCTTAAAGTTCTTTTCCTGTAGGCTAATGATTTCACAAGCGAACTGTTGTGTGAGATTGTCATTAGACTGATAGATGAAGCTGACACAAGAAAATTTAGACCTGTATTTTCTGGAGAATAATCATTCATTGTCTTTAATGTAAAAATTGTGTTATATTATTAGAAGAAATAACCATAGATGTATTTCTATGCATTTTAGTTCCCTGCACAGCTGCAAGGTTCTCGTGGCCACCAACAAAGCTTTTCTGACAAACTGGTAGAAGATGCATTATTCACGTCACCTCCATCGCCACCTCTACCTTCTCAGCACTCGAATACTACCTCGGGTGGAGCGACGGTGAACCAACTCTTGCGacgtgcagcagcagcagctataGCTTCATCATCAAACCGACGGGAACGTCATAATTCCGCTGAGCAGCAGTCCGATTCATCAGAACAGTCTCAGCATTCGACTCCAAGCAAAAGGGCAAGAACGTCAGTTAATGTTGAAAATAGCAACCATAATAATGGTGAAACTACCTCAGCTTCAACTAATCAGGTGTCAGCTACAGATTTTTCTTCATCACCCTTTTCTTCCAAACAAACTCAAGGCTCCACAACAGCAAATAACAACCGGAAGACAGAATCAGATGGCAATGCAGCCTCAGGTGATGGCGAATCATCACCTTCTCCTACCTCTGGAATGCTGGATGGCGTTAAATCGGAACCTTTAGAAATGCTTTGTGGAGCAGCAGATATGGATAATAGTAATGATTCTGTAGAAGCCACTGGTAGTGATATACCAGCAGGAAGTCATCAGCAATCTTCACTTTCGGCTGGTGATCATGATGATCATGACAGTATTCAGGGACACCCAGGCTCTGCTTATCTCTCTACACCAGAGAGCAAACTCTTTTCAGCTACCTCGGCAGGATCATTCAACTTCAGTATGGCAGCATTAGCTGCCGATCCTACAGGATTGTCAGGTAAATAAAGTGTTACTTTGTGATATGAATTTAACTGAGGAAATTTATATTAGGGCCTACCGTGTGCTAATAATAACTTCTAATAAGTACCTAAACTAAGTGAGTGTAGGTTGTCTCACGTAACTATTAACATTGTGGATTATTAGCAGTTTCTTGAAACTTGTGTTCTGCATAAATTGCTTAAAACATTTCTTTGAAAggcttgtccttttttattattaccatagcCTACATTGAATATTGCGAATATTCTAATATATTTACCTGTAAAATGATTTTCATAACTTCTACACATGACTCATTATATTATTCTTGATTGTAGGAATTGCTGGTCAGGGTCTACAAGGAAATGCAGATGGATCAGCAGGGACGTCATCACAAGGTAAGAAGAGAATTTtcgatatttttttattattggtaaCGTCTGAGAGAACCTGATTTTATTTCCTGTATTTGCATTATATTTACAATACGCTACTTTTCAAAGATAGGTATTATCATGCTTTCAGTGGTATGATGGCGTAGATCTGCacgagtccacgcctgtggagtaacggttagcacgtttagccgcgaaaccaggtggcccgggttcgattcccggttggggcaagttacctggttgaggttttttccggggttttccctcaacccaatatgagcaaatgctgggtaacttacggtgttggaccccggactcatttcaccggcattatcaccttcatctcattcagacgctaaataaccaaagctgttgataaagcgtcgtaaaataacctaataaaaataaaaaaaatctgcacAATGATTAAGTCAAAACAGTGCATCTTTAATTTATGTGGAAGATTATttgaaatgaaggaatgaactcTGAATAATTGACAATAATGTTGAAGGCAGTGGAATCTGTACATTTTGACTCCTACTCCATTCAAAATTGTTTTTGACTTTGACTGCCCTACATCTCAGTTGCTCGCTctacttcattttcttttatcctttttcgtctttttcATTTCTACGTGGAGCATAGCTTGTATGAATTTTGGCCATCAGGCTCtgtttttagttatttgttttaACTTGTTTTTGCCATCttatttcatgtaggcctacagaaggTTCCTATGTAAGAatggagaaaaggaagaaaaaaatagagCAGAATTGCTGTTTTATGCTCACTTCTGTTAAGGGGCGTTGGTCATTAGCGCATTCAAAATAGTGGTAAAAATaacctatcttcaagcagtcataaatataatactatttattagagctctttcattttttagtgatgtgtgtatacatattaagttttaaaatgaaaaaagaatggatactctagagtaaatctttacccttaaattaatttttgaatttgaacataatttttttttttaataaattcattaCATGCCTTTGAtcggtacactctattcacttatcattgcacacattgaattgaaattttagccacttactgctaatagatactaaaacataccctactaaaattattaatatatatctaatattatggGCACAGGGCTTGTACAAATCAGcaccaataaataaaaaaaaaaaaaaaattgacgatgaagattggtataagccctatgctcataatattgcagatatattaattttggtagggtgtgttttagtatctattagcagtagtggctaaaatttcaattcaaaatgtgcTATAATCAGTGAATAGAGTACACCTGATCTCAGACATTAGTAAAAAATGgaagagctctgataaatagtactacatttatgactgcttgaagatagataggctatttttaccattattttgtatgTGATAACGACCAATTCCCCTTAAAAGGTTTCAAATAAACTGCCATGGACAATGTATAATTGAggatcgtttttgcaaaacttgctaactgcaaaatttgcaaaattcagattttggtggattcgttaacataaagcagggcTCTAcgcgatgttaaagttatcttagtaaaattgaattatttctcttcattatagtgtgtcaaagtgtgatggttgcacctataacctatttgtcttcattcagttttttgtctctcctgtaaaatttagcttTTTCAAttagcaagttttgtaaaaatggtcctcaattgtAAGAGTGAAATATGTTGAAACTATGTGGCAGGAAATGggtttctaaaattttgagtggAGTGCATGTTGTCAGTCCCCCAGAAAGCAGGAAACTACATTTTTCCCTGAACAAGCTGCTTTTGTCTGACTGCAGCggtggattttcaggggaggcaagggagggcgagcctcccctaatattttaccagaacacaatatggcagtaataatttcagctgaattaagatcacagacaagttatagcaaatgacgaacatttttccttttatattaattttactattcactacaacTAAgaagtaagttacgtaaagtcgaccacatccagttggtgatgcctgCTCGCTATACTGtggatagtacaaataattcgtactgaaaaataacagcggtgtaacctgtatagtcgatatctagcagcctgcagtgtccatgcgagagcgggagagaggagtcggctacgtGACACTACTCCCtgataaccatgacaacagcagttcaaccaatgagatagctggttagaagaatgtttaaacttgactagaacgcgcaaAGGGAGctgatttggagacgtcctacccaccacTGACAACttactgtactgcttatagtcatggccagtttcggctgtattgggaagctgtctctctctctctctctctctctcttcttggttttagaaaattgagttatgtgttgttaattttctctctctgcgtaaaagttttcatttatgttgttagattttttcttgtttgcgggtgttcttgttattttattcttttgagttacgagatgtatttacttatacagtattttaaatatatcgagagtttagaaacaaatgcagatttgtttctagcttcttctagtagaagttattcagtatgttgtgacctatttgatcggtttgtgaagaaagaggaacgtccagttaatttgctgtaaaattagactatgtaatggTGATgcgcaagccccggattcttaagTTTGAATCAATTTtattgctatctcgttactctcgaaatattgtttttcttgttcgttttatgtagcaaagagtaacattcttaaatgtaatatgacctaaaaagacctaattcgtaggttaggacttaaaagtgtcccaaagagtggcaatctttaccaagccgttgtgattattaacagtatgttgtttatttttatttttttcccccataaaatcatataaattcctaaacataacatttaaaattctaaaacataaattggaaaaactaattttaatttcttaaaatctataaattctgcacTTGATAATGAGATACAGCACagaccttatatttttatattctcatcattcacgtcttggcctcctcaactttcaaacccactgtCCGCTACTGTCTGACTGGCTGCATGCTCACACATCTGACAAATACTTGACcatatgtgtttataatacatagcctttctttgaaaataattaaacatattttgttcattactATATTGTGGAAATGCTGACATGAAACATTGAGAGTTTTTACTCTACATGTAAAAGCAAACATGGTTTGTTTAATCCCacagcatatatatataatataaaatttgaactggtaatggaaattacgaaaaacggctgaaaggattttaataaatgacccctcattttgaagtttggaacccgaagtttttcagaaaaatagtagttttcagtgaaatgtcagttttcctacatcatttttctattttccaaaatccatctgttgtcagttttgagaaataatgggttttcagaataaaacaaaacacaaacacactacaataaacaatatcacacgaaggctacgacgtgcaagattgctgacatatttagagttcagatggctcaaattctctgacataatgccaataggcctatgtcgatcttcatttgtataactttttcagaacatttctgtaatattggttattaaaaacttctagACTtgctaaaaagaatttacaggtcagattctctggtgtgtaattttctgagtacagctgtctgtgtattggatattaaaaactacaaaacttaagaatgtttgatgacattattactattaaaaatgaaatattattatagtgaatgccatgatgtatttgtcactaattagcctatacagattaatgctttattgttgatattaaagtgaaagcttttgggtttatataagtaggtgtagagaatatttaaaattagattttcatttctataatatttactgagtgactgctatatagtagtctatacaaaacttacgtaaga
This region of Periplaneta americana isolate PAMFEO1 chromosome 13, P.americana_PAMFEO1_priV1, whole genome shotgun sequence genomic DNA includes:
- the br gene encoding broad-complex core protein isoforms 1/2/3/4/5 isoform X8, coding for MSMADTQHFCLRWNNYQSSITSAFENLRDDEDFVDVTLACDGKSLKAHRVVLSACSPYFRELLKSTPCKHPVIVLQDVAFADLHALVEFIYHGEVNVHQRNLSSFLKTAEVLRVSGLTQQAEDRDEFPAQLQGSRGHQQSFSDKLVEDALFTSPPSPPLPSQHSNTTSGGATVNQLLRRAAAAAIASSSNRRERHNSAEQQSDSSEQSQHSTPSKRARTSVNVENSNHNNGETTSASTNQVSATDFSSSPFSSKQTQGSTTANNNRKTESDGNAASGDGESSPSPTSGMLDGVKSEPLEMLCGAADMDNSNDSVEATGSDIPAGSHQQSSLSAGDHDDHDSIQGHPGSAYLSTPESKLFSATSAGSFNFSMAALAADPTGLSGIAGQGLQGNADGSAGTSSQGYVAGDEYRCEPCGKNLTSLQRLRRHVQNVHTHPTKTPVCNICNKVYSTLNSLRNHKSIYHRANKYQRIDTSTAFQPQDFERKHQ
- the br gene encoding broad-complex core protein isoforms 1/2/3/4/5 isoform X11, with the protein product MSMADTQHFCLRWNNYQSSITSAFENLRDDEDFVDVTLACDGKSLKAHRVVLSACSPYFRELLKSTPCKHPVIVLQDVAFADLHALVEFIYHGEVNVHQRNLSSFLKTAEVLRVSGLTQQAEDRDEFPAQLQGSRGHQQSFSDKLVEDALFTSPPSPPLPSQHSNTTSGGATVNQLLRRAAAAAIASSSNRRERHNSAEQQSDSSEQSQHSTPSKRARTSVNVENSNHNNGETTSASTNQVSATDFSSSPFSSKQTQGSTTANNNRKTESDGNAASGDGESSPSPTSGMLDGVKSEPLEMLCGAADMDNSNDSVEATGSDIPAGSHQQSSLSAGDHDDHDSIQGHPGSAYLSTPESKLFSATSAGSFNFSMAALAADPTGLSGIAGQGLQGNADGSAGTSSQAGNSPMSTHIEILSEPMLRKNC
- the br gene encoding broad-complex core protein isoform X7, producing the protein MSMADTQHFCLRWNNYQSSITSAFENLRDDEDFVDVTLACDGKSLKAHRVVLSACSPYFRELLKSTPCKHPVIVLQDVAFADLHALVEFIYHGEVNVHQRNLSSFLKTAEVLRVSGLTQQAEDRDEFPAQLQGSRGHQQSFSDKLVEDALFTSPPSPPLPSQHSNTTSGGATVNQLLRRAAAAAIASSSNRRERHNSAEQQSDSSEQSQHSTPSKRARTSVNVENSNHNNGETTSASTNQVSATDFSSSPFSSKQTQGSTTANNNRKTESDGNAASGDGESSPSPTSGMLDGVKSEPLEMLCGAADMDNSNDSVEATGSDIPAGSHQQSSLSAGDHDDHDSIQGHPGSAYLSTPESKLFSATSAGSFNFSMAALAADPTGLSGIAGQGLQGNADGSAGTSSQVPSGQLPPFLSSPHFPHVDAAAGSIHRCDVCGKMLSTKLTLKRHKEQQHLQPLHNAVCNLCNKVFRTMNSLNNHRSIYHRRVKGVVNLLEN
- the br gene encoding broad-complex core protein isoforms 1/2/3/4/5 isoform X1; the protein is MSMADTQHFCLRWNNYQSSITSAFENLRDDEDFVDVTLACDGKSLKAHRVVLSACSPYFRELLKSTPCKHPVIVLQDVAFADLHALVEFIYHGEVNVHQRNLSSFLKTAEVLRVSGLTQQAEDRDEFPAQLQGSRGHQQSFSDKLVEDALFTSPPSPPLPSQHSNTTSGGATVNQLLRRAAAAAIASSSNRRERHNSAEQQSDSSEQSQHSTPSKRARTSVNVENSNHNNGETTSASTNQVSATDFSSSPFSSKQTQGSTTANNNRKTESDGNAASGDGESSPSPTSGMLDGVKSEPLEMLCGAADMDNSNDSVEATGSDIPAGSHQQSSLSAGDHDDHDSIQGHPGSAYLSTPESKLFSATSAGSFNFSMAALAADPTGLSGIAGQGLQGNADGSAGTSSQAMHAADFTSPMQNVHIKMDGRGPLTPSQGLDTSKRAVYNVHQGVEGHTWEPGGGCSVFQDTSDTSVMGGGGTIQQPYCYICRKSFSRIWSLQRHIEDIHGENAGRPFTCEICQRVYSSRSSLISHKSQFHAVLKNRNKTVI
- the br gene encoding broad-complex core protein isoforms 1/2/3/4/5 isoform X4 — translated: MSMADTQHFCLRWNNYQSSITSAFENLRDDEDFVDVTLACDGKSLKAHRVVLSACSPYFRELLKSTPCKHPVIVLQDVAFADLHALVEFIYHGEVNVHQRNLSSFLKTAEVLRVSGLTQQAEDRDEFPAQLQGSRGHQQSFSDKLVEDALFTSPPSPPLPSQHSNTTSGGATVNQLLRRAAAAAIASSSNRRERHNSAEQQSDSSEQSQHSTPSKRARTSVNVENSNHNNGETTSASTNQVSATDFSSSPFSSKQTQGSTTANNNRKTESDGNAASGDGESSPSPTSGMLDGVKSEPLEMLCGAADMDNSNDSVEATGSDIPAGSHQQSSLSAGDHDDHDSIQGHPGSAYLSTPESKLFSATSAGSFNFSMAALAADPTGLSGIAGQGLQGNADGSAGTSSQGGGVHYRIPPPTSGGINEPQECPYCRRTFSCYYSLKRHFQDKHERSDTLYVCEFCSRRYRTKNSLTTHKSLQHRGSSGMLKRLLKNSAIQNVLGQQPPQNQ
- the br gene encoding broad-complex core protein isoforms 1/2/3/4/5 isoform X10, yielding MSMADTQHFCLRWNNYQSSITSAFENLRDDEDFVDVTLACDGKSLKAHRVVLSACSPYFRELLKSTPCKHPVIVLQDVAFADLHALVEFIYHGEVNVHQRNLSSFLKTAEVLRVSGLTQQAEDRDEFPAQLQGSRGHQQSFSDKLVEDALFTSPPSPPLPSQHSNTTSGGATVNQLLRRAAAAAIASSSNRRERHNSAEQQSDSSEQSQHSTPSKRARTSVNVENSNHNNGETTSASTNQVSATDFSSSPFSSKQTQGSTTANNNRKTESDGNAASGDGESSPSPTSGMLDGVKSEPLEMLCGAADMDNSNDSVEATGSDIPAGSHQQSSLSAGDHDDHDSIQGHPGSAYLSTPESKLFSATSAGSFNFSMAALAADPTGLSGIAGQGLQGNADGSAGTSSQGSPKKVFTCQLCGKVLCSKASLKRHIADKHAERQEEYRCIICERVYCSRNSLMTHIYTYHKTRPGEVDIKFF
- the br gene encoding broad-complex core protein isoform X6, with protein sequence MSMADTQHFCLRWNNYQSSITSAFENLRDDEDFVDVTLACDGKSLKAHRVVLSACSPYFRELLKSTPCKHPVIVLQDVAFADLHALVEFIYHGEVNVHQRNLSSFLKTAEVLRVSGLTQQAEDRDEFPAQLQGSRGHQQSFSDKLVEDALFTSPPSPPLPSQHSNTTSGGATVNQLLRRAAAAAIASSSNRRERHNSAEQQSDSSEQSQHSTPSKRARTSVNVENSNHNNGETTSASTNQVSATDFSSSPFSSKQTQGSTTANNNRKTESDGNAASGDGESSPSPTSGMLDGVKSEPLEMLCGAADMDNSNDSVEATGSDIPAGSHQQSSLSAGDHDDHDSIQGHPGSAYLSTPESKLFSATSAGSFNFSMAALAADPTGLSGIAGQGLQGNADGSAGTSSQEVPSGQLPPFLSSPHFPHVDAAAGSIHRCDVCGKMLSTKLTLKRHKEQQHLQPLHNAVCNLCNKVFRTMNSLNNHRSIYHRRVKGVVNLLEN
- the br gene encoding broad-complex core protein isoform X3; the encoded protein is MSMADTQHFCLRWNNYQSSITSAFENLRDDEDFVDVTLACDGKSLKAHRVVLSACSPYFRELLKSTPCKHPVIVLQDVAFADLHALVEFIYHGEVNVHQRNLSSFLKTAEVLRVSGLTQQAEDRDEFPAQLQGSRGHQQSFSDKLVEDALFTSPPSPPLPSQHSNTTSGGATVNQLLRRAAAAAIASSSNRRERHNSAEQQSDSSEQSQHSTPSKRARTSVNVENSNHNNGETTSASTNQVSATDFSSSPFSSKQTQGSTTANNNRKTESDGNAASGDGESSPSPTSGMLDGVKSEPLEMLCGAADMDNSNDSVEATGSDIPAGSHQQSSLSAGDHDDHDSIQGHPGSAYLSTPESKLFSATSAGSFNFSMAALAADPTGLSGIAGQGLQGNADGSAGTSSQELLGRGWVGSGSGGVSGPPYCPLCRKSFTRAWSLQRHMADTHFYVPQSFECDVCGRSYRSRNSLVSHKSQYHGGASGSRASSSKEVVSSVENDNLMIKGEKHDRGESE
- the br gene encoding broad-complex core protein isoforms 1/2/3/4/5 isoform X2, which codes for MSMADTQHFCLRWNNYQSSITSAFENLRDDEDFVDVTLACDGKSLKAHRVVLSACSPYFRELLKSTPCKHPVIVLQDVAFADLHALVEFIYHGEVNVHQRNLSSFLKTAEVLRVSGLTQQAEDRDEFPAQLQGSRGHQQSFSDKLVEDALFTSPPSPPLPSQHSNTTSGGATVNQLLRRAAAAAIASSSNRRERHNSAEQQSDSSEQSQHSTPSKRARTSVNVENSNHNNGETTSASTNQVSATDFSSSPFSSKQTQGSTTANNNRKTESDGNAASGDGESSPSPTSGMLDGVKSEPLEMLCGAADMDNSNDSVEATGSDIPAGSHQQSSLSAGDHDDHDSIQGHPGSAYLSTPESKLFSATSAGSFNFSMAALAADPTGLSGIAGQGLQGNADGSAGTSSQGGGVRSRSFPPGRSAMMTMSSSRRMGHGGWGGEGSGRPSKGSLQCPHCDKCLLNRDTLARHVLHMHQEPLYASKCTLCNREYRTRNSLMVHMSRYHRKRETTAGLASVMSSVWEGRGNVEGGETN
- the br gene encoding broad-complex core protein isoforms 1/2/3/4/5 isoform X9, whose protein sequence is MSMADTQHFCLRWNNYQSSITSAFENLRDDEDFVDVTLACDGKSLKAHRVVLSACSPYFRELLKSTPCKHPVIVLQDVAFADLHALVEFIYHGEVNVHQRNLSSFLKTAEVLRVSGLTQQAEDRDEFPAQLQGSRGHQQSFSDKLVEDALFTSPPSPPLPSQHSNTTSGGATVNQLLRRAAAAAIASSSNRRERHNSAEQQSDSSEQSQHSTPSKRARTSVNVENSNHNNGETTSASTNQVSATDFSSSPFSSKQTQGSTTANNNRKTESDGNAASGDGESSPSPTSGMLDGVKSEPLEMLCGAADMDNSNDSVEATGSDIPAGSHQQSSLSAGDHDDHDSIQGHPGSAYLSTPESKLFSATSAGSFNFSMAALAADPTGLSGIAGQGLQGNADGSAGTSSQVIHENMVYPNIENSSVQHGLSCLQCGKILSSRGSLRRHISDKHSVPVGVFRCQLCARSYSTQNSLNKHRYTYHKTNRVTTWQ
- the br gene encoding broad-complex core protein isoforms 1/2/3/4/5 isoform X5 — encoded protein: MSMADTQHFCLRWNNYQSSITSAFENLRDDEDFVDVTLACDGKSLKAHRVVLSACSPYFRELLKSTPCKHPVIVLQDVAFADLHALVEFIYHGEVNVHQRNLSSFLKTAEVLRVSGLTQQAEDRDEFPAQLQGSRGHQQSFSDKLVEDALFTSPPSPPLPSQHSNTTSGGATVNQLLRRAAAAAIASSSNRRERHNSAEQQSDSSEQSQHSTPSKRARTSVNVENSNHNNGETTSASTNQVSATDFSSSPFSSKQTQGSTTANNNRKTESDGNAASGDGESSPSPTSGMLDGVKSEPLEMLCGAADMDNSNDSVEATGSDIPAGSHQQSSLSAGDHDDHDSIQGHPGSAYLSTPESKLFSATSAGSFNFSMAALAADPTGLSGIAGQGLQGNADGSAGTSSQGGVAVPMWLPMREKIQNELRMEAERGFVCEECGKVLRSPITLKRHVLDLHREQTERFWCNVCRKCYRTKNSLVVHLCKYHQKNKTPAVAPLSMTQYQS